One region of Rana temporaria chromosome 11, aRanTem1.1, whole genome shotgun sequence genomic DNA includes:
- the LOC120916869 gene encoding basic phospholipase A2 taipoxin alpha chain-like codes for MIKPLLFILVYTSYTHDQMLGNCSNTPVREKRSLLDMVVTLWCYRERLKIPLLAINQYGCYCGTGGSGTPVDDADRCCLLHDCCYRYARVNLQCHSKIKWQLYRFSCHQSKTECKSSSRCGRMACECDKQFAECLTKAKGVKKYFLYNKKDLCMGPHETCPRMPTNMTSVWPWAQSPTNRTEVIGLNETENLKSRKKRWKKRSKTVKWKDPKGTPLWI; via the coding sequence ATGATCAAGCCTTTGCTCTTCATCCTGGTCTACACAAGCTACACCCATGATCAGATGCTTGGAAATTGTAGCAACACTCCGGTGCGTGAAAAGCGCAGTTTGCTGGATATGGTGGTGACTCTTTGGTGCTACAGAGAAAGACTTAAGATTCCCTTGTTGGCCATCAACCAATATGGGTGTTACTGTGGTACTGGTGGCTCAGGGACGCCTGTCGATGATGCGGATCGATGCTGCCTGCTTCATGACTGTTGTTACCGCTATGCGAGGGTGAATCTGCAATGCCACAGCAAGATTAAGTGGCAGTTATATCGCTTTTCCTGCCACCAATCAAAAACGGAATGCAAATCTTCTTCGCGCTGTGGCAGGATGGCATGTGAGTGCGACAAACAGTTTGCAGAATGTCTGACAAAGGCGAAGggagtaaaaaaatatttcttgtaTAACAAGAAAGATCTGTGCATGGGTCCTCATGAAACTTGTCCACGGATGCCCACAAATATGACATCTGTGTGGCCCTGGGCGCAGAGCCCCACCAACCGGACAGAGGTCATCGGTCTGAACGAGACAGAAAACCTTAAGAGCAGGAAGAAAAGATGGAAGAAGAGAAGCAAGACTGTGAAATGGAAGGATCCAAAAGGAACACCACTCTGGATATAA